From a region of the Rhipicephalus microplus isolate Deutch F79 chromosome X, USDA_Rmic, whole genome shotgun sequence genome:
- the LOC119160957 gene encoding NEDD8-conjugating enzyme Ubc12, with protein MIKLFSLKQQQKDGEATGNKPTSQKRASAAQLRITKDINELNLPKTCQMEFPDPDDLLNFKLVICPDEGFYRNGRFVFSFRVSPNYPHEPPKVKCDTMVYHPNIDLDGNVCLNILREDWKPVLTVNSIVYGLQYLFLEPNPEDPLNKDAAEVLQSNRRLFEQNVKKAMLGGYIGATYFERCLK; from the coding sequence ATGATTAAGCTTTTCTCCCTCAAGCAGCAGCAGAAAGATGGCGAGGCGACGGGCAATAAGCCGACGAGCCAGAAACGTGCCTCAGCGGCCCAGCTACGCATTACGAAGGACATCAACGAGTTGAACTTGCCCAAGACCTGTCAAATGGAGTTCCCAGATCCGGACGATCTGCTGAATTTCAAATTGGTCATTTGCCCCGACGAGGGCTTCTACCGAAACGGACGCTTCGTGTTCAGCTTTCGCGTAAGTCCAAACTACCCGCACGAACCGCCCAAGGTCAAGTGCGACACAATGGTCTATCACCCAAACATAGACCTGGATGGTAACGTCTGTCTCAACATTCTGCGCGAAGACTGGAAGCCTGTGCTCACGGTCAACTCTATTGTCTACGGCCTGCAGTACCTCTTCCTTGAGCCAAACCCCGAGGACCCGCTCAACAAGGACGCCGCGGAAGTTCTGCAGAGCAACCGGAGACTGTTTGAACAAAACGTCAAGAAGGCCATGCTTGGAGGCTACATCGGCGCGACGTACTTTGAACGGTGCCTGAAGTAG